CTTGTAATATCATGTCCGCTTGATTGCTTATTAAACCCGAAGAACCCCACCCCCGCCAAAGCTACGCTTTGTCTCCCCTCCCGAAGAGCGGGGAGGGGATTAAGGGGAGCCAGTGCGGTCTTCTCCCAAGGGGAGACGCCAAGGGCGATGGGGTCTCCCCAAGTGGAGCATCTGGCGTGTGGGGTGCAATGACTGTGGTTAGCATAACTAATTATGCGGACATGATATAAGTCCCTAATGTACATCTTTTTTAAAATTGGTATTAGTTACAAGCCCTAACCTAAAAGTCAGTAGGGTTATTTTTCCTGAAATGTCCAGACTCCTTCATCCCAATCTGATTCTGTTGGGGGTGATTGTAACCAATGCTGACAACGCAACAGATGCAACATAGCAGCTTTGTCCTGGCTGTCTGCTGCCAAAACATTAGCAAATTCAGCCCTGGCACGAGAAAACTGCCGCTGGAGGTAATACTCACGCCCTTTATGATAGTGTTCAATCACTTGCAATTTTTCGCTTTCAATCGGATTTGAACGCAAACCCAGTAATTCGTATATGGCTACTGGTTCGTTTCTACCCTTGACACGAATGTAATCTAGTTCCCTAGCCCAAATGTTTTCTTGGCATGGTTTAAAAGTGTTATGGCTAATAATAATATCGCAACCATACTGTTTACTAACACTTTCTAATCGGGAGCCAAGATTAACGCCATCGCCAATGGCTGTAAATTCCATCCGTTTACTAGAGCCAATATTCCCGCTAATCACGGTATCTGAGTTGATGCCAATGCCAATTTTAATTCTGGGCTTATCATCTGTATGGCGACGTTGATTAAATTCGTGTAGGCGATGGCGCATTTCTAAGGATGTTTGTACTGCCATCCAAGCGTGTTCTTCTAATGGTAGAGGAGAACCAAACACAGCCATGATGGCGTCGCCGATGTATTTATCAAGAGTGCCTTTATGTTTAAAGACTGCCTCCACCATTGATTCAAAATATTCATTGAGCATACTCACCACTTCTTCTGCTTCCAAGTTTTCTGTTAATGTGGTGTAGCCGCGAATATCGGAAAATAATATTGAAACTTCTTTGCGATCGCCTCCTAGTTTAGCATCATCTAATTTCAGCAATTCTTCGGCTAATTCCTGGGTCATGTAGCGGTACATTGTACTCTTGAGCCGCTTTTCATCACTAATATCTTCCATCACCACCAGCGCCCCACGGACTTGCTCTTGGTCGCTAGCATCGGCAATTGTGTTAATCGATAAATTAATACTATGCTGTTCTGTACCAGTGCTTAAAAGTGTGCGATCTGGGTAATATTGCTGCCGGCCTTTTAAGTCAACTGCATGTAAAGCATCCTGATACCACTTGCTAAAGTCGCCTTCTTTGATGCCAATGACATCATTAACTAATTTACCTTCTAAACGGTCATCTACTCCCAATCCTAGTAAACGTTGGGCGCTTTCATTGGCGGCGATAATTAACCCAGTTTTATCAGTGGAAACCACTCCATTGGAAAGACTACGCAGAATATCCCGTTGCATTTGTTCTTGTTGCTTGACTGTGGCAAACAACTGAGCATTTTGCAGCGCGACTCCCGCTTGAATATTAAAAGCTTCCATGAACTCTTCATCGTTGCGGTCAAAGCTAGCTTGGAAGCAGTCAGGAGCTTTAGGCCAATCCGCTGGATTATAAGGTGGAAAATCCCCGGATTTCTTTTTATTTACGAGTTGGGTAACGCCAATCAGTTGTTGATCGGCATTAAATACTGGCATACAAAGTAAGCTACAGGTGCGATAGCCATTTTGCTGGTCTAGTTTTTGGGCTGTCTCTGAGTCAGGATCGTAGTACAAATCAAAGCCAATATTTAACTTTTTGCCAGAAGCCGCGACTATGCCAGCAAAACCTTTACCTACGGGGACTCGTAACTCTTTCGTTGAACCATCATCCTGAGTGATTTTCGTCCACAATTCATGACGATCGCGGTCTATCAACCATAGTGTACTGCGATCGGCATTCATCAGTTCTTTGGCTTCATCCATCACCCGTTTCAGGGTATCTTCTAAGTCGAGACTACTTTGAGAGAGAGACTTAATCGCCTTCATCAGCGCCGCCACTGCTCTTTGTTTTTGGGTAGCTACATAAAAAGAGCGCGAGGACTCTAAAATCAGGCAAATCGAAGGGGCAAATTCTTGAAATAATTGTTCGTCAGCACTGGTGAAACCTTTAGTATCAATGCGCTCTGCAAGTGGAGCATCGTGATTATTTTTAGATTTTAATTTATTCAGTAATTGTACTACTGCAACTAATTGCCCATGTTCATTTAAGAGTGGCAAAGCTAGCATGGTGTAGGTGCGATAGCCAGTTCTCTTTTCTTGTTCTTGGGCAAAATGCGATCGCGGATCGTTATAGAAATCAAAGGGGATATTAATAACTTCTTTAAAAGTGGCAACTTCACCACCAATGCCTTTATTAGCCGGGATGCGAATTTCTAAAGAGCGACCGCCCTCACCCTCAGCTAAAATTGACCAAAGTTCTTGCTTTTCTTCATCCAATAAAAATATCGTCGTCCGGTCTGCCCCCAGTAATTCCCCGGTTTTCAAGGTAATCGAATGCAACATTTCTTGCAGAATGGTTTCAAACCCCTGAGAATCGAGCATTGATAGGGTTTGATGAACAATCTGTAATTTTTGCTCAACATCCTGAACCACCTGTTTAAAAGTATCCTGAGTCAGGGGAGCAAGAAACGTAGAAAAAGTTCCTTGTCTTGTGGCAAGAGCACCCACAGGAGCAGATTTTGCTGGTAATTCGAGGTTTTCTTGGTTGTGAACACTAATAATCACATCAGTGGTCTCCCCACAACTTCCTTGATACGCTGACATAACTGGTATTTTATATAACAGAATGAGGTTTTAGATTTAACAATGAGATTAAATTTATGTAAGTGGTGTTAAAAGCAACAATTGCTCGACATTATCCATAGTTTAATCGCTTGTTTAGCCAGCGTCATCCTGTGAATAAACGCTCAAGCTGATTACCAACAAGCATGGCTTGACCAAAACCCCTTCCCAGTGGTGAATACAGATGATAAATAGAGGGTTAGACCCCTCATGTAAACGAGAAAACAATGTTTTCCGCAGGAGATTGATTGTTAGTGTTGCGTTGTAAGATTTTGCAAGGTAACACTAATGAGCATTGCTGTATCCGTAGAGTATAGTCAATTTATTTGAAAATGGCTGTATTTCGTAAGTAATTATACGCAATTCCTATATTCAACTGCGATCGCTTCCTGTCGCAGATATGTCAGCCTGAAAAAAAAGTGCTGAGTAACAAATACTGAACCCGCAGATCCCCGACTTCTCAAATAAGTCGGGGATCTTGTTGATCGCAAATGATTTAGGATTCCTATAGATATTAATTTTATACAGATAAAGTTAATTAAAAATATTAAGCACAATAGCATTTCAGCCAAACATAAATATAAAATCAGATTCAATCTTTGGGTTTAACCCAAGATGTAATATTCACCCGATTGAAATCCACAGGATTATTTTAATGAGAAAATTAAAGACTCAAGTATTTTTAGGCTTGACAGGCGCATTTTTGGCAGTCGGATATTCCAGTTTGCTAGCTACAGAAATTCCCATACAGAGTACATCAAACCTCAGAAAGGATTTATTAGCGCAATTAGAAACTAATCCAAATGTCAATGAGTATCTGGAGAAAAATAAACCAGAAAGTTATCAAGCTCTAAAAAGGCAGTTAGATACAGCTATTGAGGATGCAAAAAGACCCAGTGAAGAGAAAGTAATAAAAAATCTTTGGTCATTGTCAAAAACTAATCCTCAAATAAAGTGGAGAGAAAATAACGGCAAAATTGAATATCTGATGGCGAGTTGGAAATATGTCAAAAACCCAACCGAGGATTGGAAAGTAGGTATAAAAAAAAGTATAGAAGCACGGACTTGGTTAACAGCCGTTCCTCAAGTTAAGGAATTTTGTCAAAATTGTAAGGGGATCGGTATAGATATTCCCGGTAATATTATGCTTTCTCTGAGGTTACAGCAGTATTTAGGCTTAATTTTAAATAGAAATTCAAATAAGACGCATTTTGTCGAAATGTGGGTGAAAGCTGAGGATTTAAGTAGACCATGTGTCGATCCAGAAATTAATGATTCTAGTTGTAATGTTTTTAATATACCGATTCCTGCTAGTTATCCGATTTTGCAAGAGATATACACAAGTTCTTATGCCGTTGCTAGTCAAGAAAATTATCCTTGGACAGGTTTAGGTTACACCTATGATTGGGGAAATCCGAAAAAACCTCGTGAAGGGGCTAGTGAGTTTCTGATCGACGGAACTAAAGAAAAACCGATAGAAATAGAAGTTGTTTCAGTCACAGCTACGAAAGAATATTGTAATAATCAATATTTAACGCTAAAAGATTAGAAATGAGCGCTCATGAAACATCTTGAAGGTAAAGTGGCTTTAGTAACAGGTGCTACGCGGGGAATTGGTAGGGGAATTGCCATTGGCCTTGGTGAAGCAGGTGCAACTGTATACATCACGGGTCGCAGCCTCAACTCCTCTAATGATGGGGTTTCAGGAAGTCTTAGTGAAACGAAATCAGCCATTGAGGAAGTCGGTGGTGTATGCATTCCCGTCCAAGTCGACCACAGCGAGGATGAGCAGGTGCGTTTGCTTTTCGATCGCATTCAAGATGAGCAAAATGGCCAACTCGACCTACTGGTAAATAATGCTTACTCAGGAGTTCAGGCATTAAAAGACGCTCAGGGACAGCCCTTTTGGGATTCTGAACCAAGTCTTTGGGATGCTAGCAACAACGTTGGGCTTCGCAGCCACTATGTTGCGAGTGTTTTTGCGGCTCGGATGATGACTAAGCGTAACTCTGGACTCATTTGCACCATTTCCTCATGGGGTGGGATGTCTTATATCTTTGATACAGCTTATGGTGTTGGTAAAGCAGCTTGCGATCGCCTAGCTGCTAATATGGCTGTTGAGTTAAAGCCCTATAATGTCACTTCTGTTTCAATTTGGCCAGGTATTGTTGGTACTGAGCTTTTTTCCCGTTTTGCTTCGGAAATGAATCAAACCAATGCTACTGAAAATAATTTCTCATTTTTAAGCGATCGCTACAACTGGGAAACTCCCTTATTTACTGGACGAGCGATCGCTGCACTTGCTGGTGAGCCAAATATAATCCGCCGTACAGGGCGTGTACAGATTGTTGCTGAACTGGCTAAGAAATATAATCTTGTAGATGAAAATGGCTATCAGCCCGCATCCCTACGCTCTCTGCGTTTTGTGCTGCCGGCTGCATTGCCTCTACTGAGAAAGTACTCATGGCTCATACCTGATATTAAACTGCCGTGGTCGCTGCTATTATTGAATGCCCTCGGTTCGCCTAAAATTTAATGCCCAATATGCAAATTTTGTCACCCCTTTAGCAAACAAGCTGTTTGAGATCGTAAAACTTTGTATCCTGAATTAATAGGTCTTAATAGTTCTTTTAAAACTGGTGCAAGAAGATTTTCGGTTAATTGTTGATTTAGTTTTAGTTCTAGGCGTTGCAGCCTGTGGCGGACTATTGGCGGCACTTTTGCAACAACCCGTGCTGCTGGGATATCTTATTGGCGGGATAGTCATTGGGCCAACGGGACTGGGATTGATTAAAGAACTGATTCAAGTAGAGACTCTGGCACAGTTCGGGGTAGCCTTTTTGTTATTCGCCTTGGGTGTGGAATTTTCCTTTGCGGAACTCAAGAAGGTAAAAGCGATCGCTCTTGGTGGAGGTGGACTCCAGATTGCTTTGACGATTTTGGTCACGGTTTTAGTATGCGGGTTAAGCGGAGCCTGGGGAGCCTTACCTGCTAAGGGGATGTTTTTAGGGTGTATTCTGTCCCTGTCTTCCACAGCAGTTGTCCTCAAGTGCTTGATGGAGCGCAATGAAACAGAAACGCCCCACGGGCAAGTGATGCTCGGAATTTTAGTTGTCCAGGACTTGGCACTGGGACTAATGTTAGCAGTCTTACCAGCCCTCAACCAACCAGCAGAAACTATTGGCATTGCTGTCCTAACAGCGCTAGCTTCGATTGCTTTATTTGCTGCTGGGGCTATAGCTGCGGGGATTTGGCTGATACCGCCTTTGTTGCAACTGCTAGCCCGTACCGAAAGTAAAGAACTATTTTTATTAGGGGTTGTAGCCCTGTGTTTGGGCATTGCCCTGTTGACAGAGCATTTGGGACTGTCCATTGAAATGGGGGCATTTGTCGCGGGTTTGATGATTTCTGAGGTAGAGTACGCCGACCAAACCCTGACTTATGTCGAACCACTGCGAGATATCTTTGCCAGTTTGTTTTTTGCCGCCATTGGGATGTTAATTGACCCAGTGTTTTTGTGGAACAACCTGGAATTAATTTTGGGATTGGTGACACTAGTTTTCTTGGGTAAATTTTTGATTATCACGCCCTTAGTGAAACTGTTCCGCTATCCTTTGAAAACAGCCATAATTGCTGGTTTAGGATTGGCGCAAATTGGGGAATTTTCCTTTGTTCTCGCTAGTGAAGGGCAGTCTTTGGGGCTGGTGTCTCGACAAATATACTTATTAATTTTGGGAACCACCGCAGTTACTCTGATGCTTACTCCCTTTGTATTGCGGTTAGTGCCATTTTTATTTAACTTTGCCGAATCAATGCCCTGGTTGAAACCGTACTTAGAAGAAGATGAGGCGCGGGATGTATCGGAAGATTTGCCCTTCAAAGACCATGTAGTTGTTTGTGGCTATGGGCGAGTCGGCAAGAATTTGGTGAAGTTGTTGCAGCAACATGACCTACCTGTGGTAGTTATCGACCAATCAGAGAGTAGAATTCAGCAGTTGCGTGAGGCTGGGGTATCTTATGTTTATGGCAATTGCGTCAGTTTACACGTTCTGGAAACCGCCGGGGTGAATCACGCCAAAGGAATGGCGATCGCACTTCCTGACCCTATGAGTACCCGTCTTTGTTTGAAACGCGCTTTGGAATTGTGCCCAGAATTAGATTTGGTTGTCCGTGCTACCCAGGATAAAAATATTGAGGTGCTGTATCAATTGGGAGCCAGGGAAGTTGTGCAACCAGAGTTTGAAGCCAGCTTAGAAATGGCAACCTATTTATTAACTGGCTTAGGCTTGTTGTCGCCACCTGTCGTACAACGAGAAATGCAGCAAATCCGCAACGATCATTACTTAGATTTGCGCCCAGAGCGCTCTGCAACTGAAGTTGCTCGTGATTTGCGCCAAGCTACGCGCGATTTAAATCAGCGCTGGTATCCTTTACCATCCAATTCGCCCTTAATTGGTATGAGCATAGAAGAAGCGGATATGCGCTATTTAACAGGAGTGAGTTTGATGGCGATTCGCCGCGCTAACGGCGAAGAAATTGATTATCCCAACAATCAAACCAAATTGGCAGAAGGCGATCGCTTGTTAGTAGTAGGGGCTGATGAAGAACTAGCAGCTTTGGCAGAATTTGCCAAGGGACAAGCGGCTGTTCCCGGAGAAAATAGTGCTTGTCAGTGGGTTACAGTCAATGCAGATGCACCAACACTAGGTAAAACCCTTGCAGATTTAGATATCGCCAAGCAATTTGGAGTACAGGTACAGGCGATCCGGCGAGATGGTAAATTTATCCGCTATCCTGATGGCGGCATGGATTTGCGAGTCGGC
This portion of the Nostoc sp. GT001 genome encodes:
- a CDS encoding SDR family NAD(P)-dependent oxidoreductase, whose protein sequence is MKHLEGKVALVTGATRGIGRGIAIGLGEAGATVYITGRSLNSSNDGVSGSLSETKSAIEEVGGVCIPVQVDHSEDEQVRLLFDRIQDEQNGQLDLLVNNAYSGVQALKDAQGQPFWDSEPSLWDASNNVGLRSHYVASVFAARMMTKRNSGLICTISSWGGMSYIFDTAYGVGKAACDRLAANMAVELKPYNVTSVSIWPGIVGTELFSRFASEMNQTNATENNFSFLSDRYNWETPLFTGRAIAALAGEPNIIRRTGRVQIVAELAKKYNLVDENGYQPASLRSLRFVLPAALPLLRKYSWLIPDIKLPWSLLLLNALGSPKI
- a CDS encoding cation:proton antiporter; the protein is MQEDFRLIVDLVLVLGVAACGGLLAALLQQPVLLGYLIGGIVIGPTGLGLIKELIQVETLAQFGVAFLLFALGVEFSFAELKKVKAIALGGGGLQIALTILVTVLVCGLSGAWGALPAKGMFLGCILSLSSTAVVLKCLMERNETETPHGQVMLGILVVQDLALGLMLAVLPALNQPAETIGIAVLTALASIALFAAGAIAAGIWLIPPLLQLLARTESKELFLLGVVALCLGIALLTEHLGLSIEMGAFVAGLMISEVEYADQTLTYVEPLRDIFASLFFAAIGMLIDPVFLWNNLELILGLVTLVFLGKFLIITPLVKLFRYPLKTAIIAGLGLAQIGEFSFVLASEGQSLGLVSRQIYLLILGTTAVTLMLTPFVLRLVPFLFNFAESMPWLKPYLEEDEARDVSEDLPFKDHVVVCGYGRVGKNLVKLLQQHDLPVVVIDQSESRIQQLREAGVSYVYGNCVSLHVLETAGVNHAKGMAIALPDPMSTRLCLKRALELCPELDLVVRATQDKNIEVLYQLGAREVVQPEFEASLEMATYLLTGLGLLSPPVVQREMQQIRNDHYLDLRPERSATEVARDLRQATRDLNQRWYPLPSNSPLIGMSIEEADMRYLTGVSLMAIRRANGEEIDYPNNQTKLAEGDRLLVVGADEELAALAEFAKGQAAVPGENSACQWVTVNADAPTLGKTLADLDIAKQFGVQVQAIRRDGKFIRYPDGGMDLRVGDQVLLCGGLTGLSQLEQLFAIASSVPLSIPVLKAGEAETLKDFLPADSVTD
- a CDS encoding adenylate/guanylate cyclase domain-containing protein; the encoded protein is MSAYQGSCGETTDVIISVHNQENLELPAKSAPVGALATRQGTFSTFLAPLTQDTFKQVVQDVEQKLQIVHQTLSMLDSQGFETILQEMLHSITLKTGELLGADRTTIFLLDEEKQELWSILAEGEGGRSLEIRIPANKGIGGEVATFKEVINIPFDFYNDPRSHFAQEQEKRTGYRTYTMLALPLLNEHGQLVAVVQLLNKLKSKNNHDAPLAERIDTKGFTSADEQLFQEFAPSICLILESSRSFYVATQKQRAVAALMKAIKSLSQSSLDLEDTLKRVMDEAKELMNADRSTLWLIDRDRHELWTKITQDDGSTKELRVPVGKGFAGIVAASGKKLNIGFDLYYDPDSETAQKLDQQNGYRTCSLLCMPVFNADQQLIGVTQLVNKKKSGDFPPYNPADWPKAPDCFQASFDRNDEEFMEAFNIQAGVALQNAQLFATVKQQEQMQRDILRSLSNGVVSTDKTGLIIAANESAQRLLGLGVDDRLEGKLVNDVIGIKEGDFSKWYQDALHAVDLKGRQQYYPDRTLLSTGTEQHSINLSINTIADASDQEQVRGALVVMEDISDEKRLKSTMYRYMTQELAEELLKLDDAKLGGDRKEVSILFSDIRGYTTLTENLEAEEVVSMLNEYFESMVEAVFKHKGTLDKYIGDAIMAVFGSPLPLEEHAWMAVQTSLEMRHRLHEFNQRRHTDDKPRIKIGIGINSDTVISGNIGSSKRMEFTAIGDGVNLGSRLESVSKQYGCDIIISHNTFKPCQENIWARELDYIRVKGRNEPVAIYELLGLRSNPIESEKLQVIEHYHKGREYYLQRQFSRARAEFANVLAADSQDKAAMLHLLRCQHWLQSPPTESDWDEGVWTFQEK